The Pedosphaera parvula Ellin514 nucleotide sequence GGGAAATCTTTTACTTTCGACCGGGTTCTTTTGGTTAACAATGAGGGCAAGGTAACCGTGGGCGCGCCCACAGTAGCTTCCGCCAGCGTAGTTGCCGATGTCGTGGAACACATTCGCGGTGAAAAGAAAATCGCTTTCAAGATGAAGCGC carries:
- the rplU gene encoding 50S ribosomal protein L21, giving the protein MYAVLETGSKQYRVAAGDTVEIEHLDVEAGKSFTFDRVLLVNNEGKVTVGAPTVASASVVADVVEHIRGEKKIAFKMKR